The following are encoded in a window of Phycisphaerae bacterium genomic DNA:
- a CDS encoding AAA family ATPase, which produces MTVVRLARNGLVVLMGPAGSGKSFFARRFFRRSQAVSSDRCREMIIDDPRVQRVSGDAFELFYTIVEMRAKYGRLTVADATHLAAEYRARHLKIAERYSRPVYLIVFEAPLETCLERNRGRRRRVEEEVIRTQYAKFENQRDVIEAEKSRYTERFVIRPGELERTTVERF; this is translated from the coding sequence ATGACGGTGGTTCGACTGGCCCGGAACGGCTTGGTGGTATTGATGGGACCGGCGGGAAGCGGCAAGAGCTTCTTCGCCCGCCGGTTCTTTCGCCGGTCGCAGGCCGTCAGTTCGGATCGCTGCCGCGAGATGATTATCGACGATCCGCGGGTCCAGCGGGTCTCGGGTGACGCGTTCGAGTTGTTCTACACGATTGTCGAGATGCGGGCCAAGTACGGACGGCTGACCGTGGCGGACGCGACGCACCTGGCGGCTGAGTACCGAGCGCGCCACCTGAAGATCGCGGAACGGTACAGCCGGCCGGTGTACCTGATCGTGTTCGAGGCGCCGCTGGAGACGTGTCTCGAACGCAATCGCGGTCGCCGGCGGCGGGTTGAAGAGGAAGTTATCCGTACGCAGTACGCGAAATTCGAGAATCAACGGGACGTGATCGAGGCGGAGAAGAGCCGGTATACCGAGCGGTTCGTGATCCGGCCGGGCGAACTGGAACGAACCACGGTGGAGCGGTTCTGA
- a CDS encoding HAD family hydrolase, which translates to MQESRLREILGHMSNVRIGVIGDFCIDAYWRFDENEVELSVETGKPTHAIAKQYYSLGGAGNVAKNLADLGVGQVWAFCVTGPDVFGQAMLNLMRTNGVRTDDAVVQERDWDTNVYAKPHVGPEEQERIDFGRFNRIASATVDRLLANLEKRLPELDGLIVNQQLARGLHSEAMIERLGGLLKRFGEKVILLDARDVLGRYDGVILKINAGEAARLCGQPIEIQDRLPMDTLVDFARQIHSRTNREVIITQSERGIVAFDGKEVSQVPGILILGEIDPCGAGDTTAAAVTGALAAGTTLREAIELGNMAAAVVCQKLMTTGTASPEEITALVRDCDHVYRVELAEDVRRSRYWEDSEIEVANPQVELGQIRHAIFDHDGTISTLRQGWEQIMEPVMVRSILGPQYLEAPEELYHRVLEQVRDYIDQSTGIETIVQMETLVEMVRKFGLVPADQVLDAMGYKAIYNQALLDMVNARLAKLERGELDPGDYTIKGAVCFLRALAGRGVKLYLASGTDHDNVVHEAGTLGYADLFEGRIYGWAGQGTGSAKKMVIERIIREHNLKGAQLACIGDGPVELRLCKRVDGVAVGVASDEVRRYGLSAVKRNRLIKAGADLLTGDFSQYARLEALLFEQHTIGADRLRLAE; encoded by the coding sequence ATGCAGGAATCGCGTCTTCGGGAAATCCTCGGCCACATGAGCAACGTCAGGATCGGCGTCATCGGCGACTTCTGCATCGACGCCTACTGGCGGTTTGACGAGAACGAAGTGGAACTGTCGGTGGAGACGGGTAAGCCGACCCACGCCATCGCGAAGCAGTACTATTCGCTGGGCGGAGCGGGCAACGTGGCCAAGAACCTGGCGGATCTGGGAGTCGGGCAGGTCTGGGCGTTCTGCGTGACCGGCCCCGACGTCTTCGGCCAGGCGATGCTGAACCTGATGCGAACCAACGGCGTCCGGACGGACGACGCGGTGGTGCAGGAGAGGGACTGGGACACCAACGTCTACGCCAAACCGCACGTCGGGCCCGAGGAGCAGGAGCGGATCGACTTCGGGCGGTTCAACCGGATCGCGTCAGCCACCGTCGACCGGCTGCTGGCGAATTTGGAAAAGCGTCTGCCCGAATTGGACGGCCTGATCGTCAACCAGCAGCTCGCGCGCGGGCTGCACAGCGAGGCGATGATCGAGCGGCTTGGCGGGTTGCTCAAGCGATTCGGCGAGAAGGTGATCCTGCTGGACGCGAGGGACGTGCTTGGGCGATACGACGGGGTGATACTCAAGATCAATGCGGGCGAGGCGGCAAGGCTGTGCGGCCAGCCGATCGAGATACAGGACCGGCTGCCCATGGACACGCTGGTGGACTTCGCCCGGCAGATTCACAGCCGCACTAATCGCGAGGTGATCATCACGCAGTCCGAGCGCGGCATCGTCGCGTTCGACGGCAAGGAGGTCAGCCAGGTGCCCGGAATCCTGATTCTGGGCGAGATCGATCCGTGCGGAGCGGGCGATACGACGGCGGCGGCGGTGACCGGAGCTCTGGCGGCCGGAACGACGCTGCGTGAGGCGATCGAGTTGGGCAACATGGCCGCAGCGGTGGTCTGCCAGAAGCTGATGACCACCGGCACGGCGTCGCCCGAGGAGATCACAGCCCTGGTCCGCGACTGCGATCACGTCTACCGGGTGGAACTGGCTGAGGACGTGCGGCGTTCGCGGTACTGGGAAGACAGCGAGATCGAGGTGGCCAACCCGCAGGTGGAGTTGGGCCAGATACGACACGCGATCTTTGACCATGACGGCACCATCTCGACGCTGCGGCAGGGCTGGGAGCAGATCATGGAGCCGGTGATGGTCCGCTCGATCCTCGGGCCGCAGTACCTCGAGGCGCCGGAGGAGCTGTACCACCGCGTGCTCGAGCAGGTCCGCGACTACATCGACCAGTCGACCGGAATTGAGACGATCGTGCAGATGGAGACGCTGGTCGAGATGGTGCGGAAGTTCGGATTGGTGCCGGCCGACCAGGTGCTCGACGCGATGGGCTATAAGGCGATTTACAACCAGGCACTGCTGGACATGGTCAACGCGCGGCTGGCCAAGCTCGAACGGGGCGAGTTGGACCCGGGCGACTATACGATCAAGGGGGCGGTGTGCTTTTTGCGGGCGCTGGCGGGTCGAGGGGTCAAGCTGTACCTGGCCAGCGGCACCGATCACGACAACGTGGTCCACGAAGCGGGGACGCTGGGCTACGCGGATCTGTTTGAGGGCCGGATCTACGGCTGGGCCGGACAGGGAACCGGGTCGGCCAAAAAGATGGTGATCGAGCGGATCATCCGCGAGCACAACCTCAAGGGCGCACAACTCGCGTGCATCGGCGACGGGCCGGTGGAACTGCGGCTGTGCAAACGGGTGGACGGGGTGGCGGTGGGCGTGGCTTCGGACGAGGTCCGACGTTACGGGCTCAGCGCGGTCAAGCGGAATCGGCTTATCAAGGCGGGGGCCGATCTGCTGACCGGCGACTTCTCGCAGTACGCCCGGCTGGAGGCGCTGCTGTTCGAGCAGCATACGATTGGGGCCGATCGCCTGCGTCTGGCCGAGTGA
- the nrdR gene encoding transcriptional repressor NrdR — protein sequence MQCPFCKVNNARVIDSRETDGGAVIRRRRQCQECGKRFTTYEKAEAAVRLVVVKKDGSRVPYDRSRILVGLQKACYKRPVSEKQLESLVDKLEEQLFSEFDREVPSRFIGQRAAEGLRTLDEVAYVRFASVYREFRDVGEFIDEARQVMERHGKDQPGQKRLFDQED from the coding sequence ATGCAATGTCCGTTCTGCAAGGTCAACAATGCGAGGGTCATCGACTCCCGCGAGACGGACGGTGGGGCGGTAATCCGTCGTCGCCGTCAGTGCCAGGAATGCGGCAAGCGGTTCACGACCTACGAAAAAGCCGAAGCCGCCGTTCGCCTGGTGGTGGTCAAGAAGGATGGTTCACGAGTCCCCTATGACCGAAGCCGGATCCTGGTCGGCCTCCAGAAGGCGTGCTACAAGAGACCGGTGAGCGAAAAGCAGCTCGAATCGCTCGTTGACAAACTGGAAGAGCAATTGTTCTCCGAATTCGACCGCGAGGTTCCCTCCCGCTTCATCGGACAGCGGGCGGCGGAAGGCTTGCGGACGCTCGATGAGGTCGCCTACGTCCGGTTCGCCAGCGTTTACCGCGAATTTCGCGACGTCGGCGAGTTCATCGACGAGGCCCGGCAGGTCATGGAACGCCACGGCAAGGACCAACCGGGTCAGAAGCGGCTCTTTGATCAGGAGGACTGA
- a CDS encoding methyltransferase, producing MTSRQRVMAALNHREPDRVAVDLGAMRSTGIQAVAYNRLKAYLGQAGGQTRVYDLIQQLAEPEAWALERFGIDAMDVGWDWPGEVWKDWALPDGSIGQVPGWFNLVRPTGPWQITADDGTLIAEMPEGCFYFTQKHWPLERNGITDENLRRLPELMPKVMWAVPSPIWKEGLSDANLDAIARRARHLHETTDRALMIGFGGNLFEWGTFLLGLARFLEDLMLERAKVERLLDRLVEIHLSNLDRLLPRIAGTVDIIQLGDDLGTESGPFFSPQIYREVFRPRHATIINHIKKHSGLKVFLHSCGSIYKLLPDLIEAGFEVVNPVQTSAADMDPVRLKREFGREIAFWGGGCDTQRVLPRGTPQQVYDDVKRRVEILAPGGGFVFTQVHNILAEVPPANVEAMFKALDDLRGR from the coding sequence ATGACCTCTCGACAGCGCGTGATGGCGGCGTTGAATCATCGGGAACCCGATCGGGTGGCGGTCGATCTGGGAGCGATGCGATCGACGGGAATCCAGGCCGTCGCCTACAACCGCCTGAAGGCGTATCTTGGCCAGGCGGGCGGACAGACCCGCGTCTACGATCTGATCCAACAGTTGGCCGAGCCGGAGGCGTGGGCCCTGGAGCGGTTCGGGATCGACGCGATGGACGTCGGCTGGGATTGGCCGGGCGAGGTGTGGAAGGACTGGGCGCTGCCGGACGGTTCGATCGGCCAGGTGCCCGGGTGGTTCAACCTGGTCCGGCCGACGGGTCCGTGGCAGATCACGGCCGATGACGGCACGCTGATCGCCGAGATGCCGGAAGGCTGCTTCTACTTCACACAGAAGCACTGGCCGCTGGAGCGGAACGGGATAACCGATGAGAACCTGCGGCGGCTGCCGGAACTGATGCCCAAGGTCATGTGGGCGGTTCCTTCGCCGATCTGGAAAGAAGGGCTGAGCGACGCCAATCTCGACGCGATCGCCCGACGCGCCCGGCACTTGCACGAGACGACCGATCGGGCGTTGATGATCGGGTTTGGCGGCAACCTCTTTGAGTGGGGCACGTTTCTGCTGGGGCTGGCGCGGTTCCTCGAAGACCTGATGCTGGAGCGGGCGAAGGTCGAACGGCTGCTGGATCGGCTGGTGGAGATTCACCTGTCGAATCTCGATCGGCTCCTGCCGCGAATCGCCGGCACGGTGGACATCATCCAACTCGGCGACGACCTGGGCACCGAGTCCGGGCCGTTCTTCTCGCCGCAGATCTACCGCGAGGTGTTTCGGCCTCGCCACGCGACGATCATCAACCACATCAAGAAGCACAGCGGCCTGAAGGTCTTCCTGCACAGTTGCGGGTCGATCTACAAGCTGCTGCCGGATCTGATCGAGGCGGGTTTCGAGGTGGTCAACCCCGTGCAGACCTCAGCGGCGGACATGGACCCGGTGCGTCTGAAGCGCGAGTTCGGGCGCGAGATCGCCTTCTGGGGCGGCGGCTGCGATACGCAGCGTGTGTTGCCCAGAGGCACACCGCAGCAGGTCTACGACGACGTGAAGCGGCGGGTCGAGATTCTGGCTCCCGGCGGCGGCTTTGTCTTCACGCAGGTTCACAACATCCTGGCCGAGGTTCCGCCGGCCAACGTCGAGGCGATGTTCAAGGCCCTGGATGACCTGCGCGGCCGCTGA
- a CDS encoding plasmid pRiA4b ORF-3 family protein codes for MDKIKAICSEFLTERKGKRSEREVAEAIVHGVYRFLWAERAEGRLTPDPWSVLAQRVDDLLGGHFPRNEVLLPAQAARVDPVLREFGAWLCGRGLWTESQQEAYLAAIDRILPEFQQAYDAACLLSFWSLAGYELPSLLDLGILDTVLKKSFLEDRQRDLIRRAAEEELAAWDEAAELEPVEEDDQAMIDLRVHREDGTVIDAEDLLAEEFEEEEADDDLLYEDEEADEHEGDGDDFEEVVEESYFTVRKMDGPTVFLEGLSAEAGAVFPIWVPPTLAGLLKPGWFVVAELMRDVEDGAIRAAAVERVVPKFWPGLHELKEPVLDEDDDWLMEACESPEEEADADELDATLGEMAETLANMLEPEAPPLLSKRQARSRMNQVFVFKVWQGKRWCRIEVLGGNELAELDLAIRETMRLDASDHLSEFYEGFTRKSRGYGHIDPLGGGPGANLKIAELAIEPADTIKYVYDFGDWLEFKVKFEKIVEPEAKAKYPRVTRKP; via the coding sequence ATGGACAAGATCAAAGCGATCTGCTCTGAGTTTCTGACGGAACGCAAGGGCAAACGCTCCGAACGCGAGGTCGCCGAGGCGATCGTTCACGGCGTCTACCGGTTCCTGTGGGCCGAGCGGGCTGAGGGCCGCCTGACGCCCGACCCGTGGTCGGTCCTGGCCCAGAGGGTCGATGACCTGCTGGGCGGACACTTCCCGAGAAACGAAGTGCTGCTGCCTGCCCAGGCGGCGAGGGTCGATCCCGTGCTGCGCGAATTCGGCGCGTGGCTTTGCGGCCGGGGGCTTTGGACCGAGTCCCAACAGGAAGCGTACCTGGCCGCGATCGACCGGATCCTGCCGGAGTTCCAGCAGGCCTACGATGCGGCGTGCCTCCTGAGTTTCTGGTCTCTGGCCGGCTACGAACTGCCTTCCCTGCTGGATCTGGGCATCCTCGATACGGTGCTCAAGAAGTCTTTCCTTGAGGACAGGCAGCGCGACCTGATCCGCCGGGCGGCGGAAGAGGAACTCGCGGCTTGGGATGAGGCTGCGGAACTCGAGCCGGTCGAGGAGGATGATCAGGCGATGATCGACCTGCGGGTCCACCGCGAGGACGGCACGGTGATCGATGCCGAGGACCTGCTGGCTGAGGAGTTCGAGGAAGAGGAAGCCGACGACGACCTTCTCTACGAGGATGAGGAGGCGGATGAACACGAGGGGGACGGGGACGACTTCGAGGAAGTCGTGGAGGAGTCTTACTTTACGGTCCGAAAGATGGACGGTCCGACGGTCTTTCTCGAAGGCCTCAGCGCGGAGGCCGGCGCCGTCTTTCCGATCTGGGTCCCGCCCACGCTGGCCGGGCTGCTCAAACCGGGATGGTTTGTCGTGGCGGAACTGATGCGGGACGTCGAGGACGGGGCGATACGGGCCGCAGCCGTCGAACGCGTGGTCCCGAAGTTTTGGCCCGGCCTGCACGAACTGAAGGAGCCGGTTCTGGACGAGGACGACGACTGGTTGATGGAGGCCTGCGAGTCTCCTGAGGAGGAAGCGGACGCCGACGAACTTGACGCTACCCTCGGTGAGATGGCCGAGACCCTGGCCAATATGCTGGAGCCCGAGGCGCCTCCGCTGCTGAGCAAGCGGCAAGCCCGCTCCCGCATGAACCAGGTGTTCGTGTTCAAGGTCTGGCAGGGCAAACGCTGGTGCCGTATCGAGGTTTTGGGCGGCAACGAATTGGCCGAGCTCGACCTGGCGATCCGCGAGACGATGCGGCTGGATGCTTCCGATCACCTCAGCGAATTCTACGAAGGCTTCACGCGAAAGAGCCGCGGCTACGGGCACATCGACCCGCTGGGCGGCGGACCGGGAGCGAACCTGAAGATAGCCGAACTGGCCATCGAGCCGGCGGATACGATCAAGTACGTCTACGACTTCGGCGACTGGCTCGAATTCAAGGTCAAGTTCGAGAAGATCGTCGAGCCCGAGGCGAAGGCCAAGTATCCGCGGGTGACCCGCAAACCGTAG
- a CDS encoding carbohydrate ABC transporter permease produces MESQPQTGSTAPRRRSRAAGLGRLALLTALAVAMAAPFLWMVMTSLKPLSEVERGSFAPQSWQWENYAVVLGLQPPRTGAGRVLDLAFGKWYFNSLLVAGWVTFLQLLTSSMAGYAFSRLRWRGRDAVFALYIATMMIPGVVLIVPNYFLMVKLHLVNTYLGLILPASFGAFGTFLMRQYMLSLPRSLDEAAALDGASKWHVFVDVILPQCGPALITLAIFIFLGNYASFFWPLIMIKDSWLQTLPIGMLYFEELYGRQTNLLMAASMLNVVPPIVVFIALQKFLVRGIQLGAFRG; encoded by the coding sequence ATGGAGAGTCAACCGCAAACAGGATCGACCGCGCCTCGACGCCGCTCCCGCGCAGCGGGCCTGGGCCGGCTGGCCCTGCTGACCGCCCTGGCGGTGGCGATGGCGGCGCCGTTCCTGTGGATGGTGATGACCTCGCTGAAGCCCCTTTCGGAGGTCGAGCGAGGGAGTTTCGCCCCGCAGAGCTGGCAGTGGGAAAACTACGCGGTCGTACTGGGATTGCAGCCGCCGCGGACCGGCGCGGGACGGGTCCTGGACCTGGCGTTCGGCAAATGGTACTTCAACAGCCTGCTGGTGGCCGGCTGGGTCACGTTTCTGCAACTGCTGACCAGTTCGATGGCCGGCTACGCCTTCAGCCGCCTGCGGTGGCGGGGACGAGACGCGGTATTCGCCCTCTATATCGCCACCATGATGATTCCTGGAGTGGTGCTGATCGTCCCCAACTACTTCCTGATGGTCAAGCTGCACCTGGTCAACACCTACCTGGGTCTGATCCTGCCCGCGTCGTTTGGAGCGTTCGGCACGTTCCTGATGCGTCAGTACATGCTGTCGCTGCCCCGGAGCCTGGATGAGGCGGCGGCGCTGGACGGGGCGTCGAAGTGGCACGTGTTCGTCGACGTGATCCTGCCCCAGTGCGGGCCCGCGCTGATCACGCTGGCCATTTTCATCTTTCTGGGCAACTATGCCTCGTTCTTCTGGCCACTGATTATGATTAAGGATTCGTGGCTCCAGACTCTCCCGATCGGCATGCTGTATTTCGAGGAGCTTTACGGACGGCAGACCAACCTTTTGATGGCCGCTTCGATGCTCAACGTCGTGCCCCCGATCGTGGTCTTTATTGCCTTGCAGAAGTTTTTGGTCCGTGGTATACAGTTGGGCGCTTTTAGAGGCTGA